The nucleotide window CAAATCAATTCCAGAAGACTTAAAATGTTCAATTGCCTTTCTTCTATCTAATTTCTGAACCTGACCGACCATTTCATTAACGGTCCTAAAACCAAGTTGGGCCATAATCTCGCGCAATTCCTGAGCAACGAAATACATGTAATTTACTACATGTTCCGGCTTTCCTTGGAACTTTTTACGCAACTCAGGGTTTTGAGTTGCAATTCCAACTGGGCATGTATTTAAATGACAAACCCTCATCATTATACAACCGGAAGCAACCAAAGGAGCAGTAGCAAAACCAAATTCCTCTGCACCCAAAAGGCAAGCAATAGCAACATCTCTACCCGTTTTCAATTGGCCATCACATTCGAGGACAATTCTATTTCTCAAGTCGTTCATCACTAAAGTTTGTTGTGCTTCTGCAATGCCTAACTCCCATGGAAGACCAGCATGTTTCAAAGAGGTCAAAGGAGAAGCCCCCGTACCTCCATCGAACCCAGAGATAAGAACAACATCAGCCTTTGCCTTTGCCACACCAGCAGCCACAGTACCAACACCAACCTCAGACACCAACTTAACATTTATACGAGCTTCACGGTTTGCTGATTTTAAATCGTAAATCAATTGTGAAAGATCTTCAATTGAATAAATATCGTGGTGTGGCGGAGGTGATATCAATCCAACATAAGGAGTTGAGTTTCTGGTTTTTGCAATAGCTGGATTTACTTTAGGACCAGGCAATTGGCCACCTTCACCAGGCTTGGCTCCTTGAGCCATTTTAATTTGAATTTCCTTGGCATTAGATAGGTAGTTAGATGTTACACCAAACCTACCAGATGCCACCTGCTTGATAGCACTGTTTTTCCAGTCGCCATCAGAATCTTTATAGAAACGCTCCTGATCTTCACCCCCTTCACCTGAGTTACTCTTACCACCGATCCGGTTCATGGCAATAGCCAAATTTTCATGCGCTTCTTTACTGATGGAACCATAAGACATAGCACCTGTTTTAAAGCGCTTTACAATTTCTGTCCAAGGCTCAACCTCATCAATTGGAATAGGATCGTAATTAGTAAACTCAAAAAGCCCCCTTATTGTCATTAGAGCTTTAGACTGATCGTTGATTAAATCTGAAAATTCTTTATATGTAGAATGCTTGTTACTCCTAACAGCCTCCTGAAGTTTGGCAACAGTTAATGGGTTGAACATATGCTTTTCACCCCCACGTCTCCAACGGTATTCGCCGCCCATCTCCAAGTCTAAGTTAGCCGCAATATGCGTCTCATTATAGGCACGTTTATGGCGTTTTGCAATTTCCTTTTCAATCTCATTCAGCCCTATACCTTCAATTCGAGTAGGTGTACCAGGAAAATATTTGTTAACGGTCTTGGCATTTATTCCAATACATTCGAATAATTGGGCACCACGATAAGAATTTAAAGTGGATATACCAATCTTGTTCATTACCTTCAAAATACCTTTACCTACAGCTTTATTATAGTTTTGAACTGCAGTATCAAAATCAATTCCAACCAAATCTTTATTATCGATTTGTTCCTGAATAATTTCATTAACCATATATGGATTAATGGCACTTGCACCAAAACCAAATAGAAGAGCAAAATGATGAACCTCTCTTGGCTCCGCAGACTCTATAATAATGCTTATTTTGGATCGTTTACGCTGCTTATATAACCCATGATTTATATAGGAACAAGCCAACAATGCCGGAATTGGAGCTTTTTCAGAATTGGTGTTTCGATCTGATAGGATAACTATGTTAGTCCCTTTGTCGATTTCCTTTGAAGCATAATCCACAATTTCATCAAGACGTCTTTCAAGACCGTCAACACCAGAAACTACGTCATATAGAATTGGAATAGTTGTAACACGATAATCAGGACTACTATCATGGTTGAAAATCTTATCCAAATCTTGCTTAGAAATAACAGGGTTTTGAATCTTTAATTTTCTACAATGCTTTTCTTGTATTTCAAAAATATTCGAATCACTCCCTAAAGTTAAACTTATATCGCATATAAGCTCTTCCCTAATACCATCTAAAGGTGGATTAGTAACCTGGGCAAACAACTGTTTAAAATAATTATATAGTAACTGAGGTCGCTCGGACAAAACTGCTATTGGAGTATCACTACCCATAGACCCAATAGGTTCCTTACCGTTTTGCGCCATTGGTAAGATAATGGTATTAAGATCTTCTTGGGTGTAGCCGAAAACTTCCTGACGATGTGGTAAAGGTTCCTCATCATGTGTTATTGGCTCTGTTCGGTATGGAATATTCCTTAAATGAATAAGGTTTTTATCAATCCATTTTCTATAAGGATACTTAGCGGCAATTTTCTCTTTAATTTCCTCATCATTAACAATTCGGCCTTCATCCATATTAACCAAGAACATTCTTCCTGGCTCTAACCTACCATGATACTTTACATTCTTAGGATCTATATCAACCACTCCCGTTTCTGATGACATAATCACATAATCATCTTTGGTTACGGTATATCGAGATGGCCTAAGTCCATTTCGATCGAGTACAGCTCCAATATAACTTCCATCGGTAAATGGTATAGACGCCGGGCCATCCCATGGCTCCATTAAGCAGCTATTAAACTCGTAAAACGCACGTTTTGCATCGCTCATATCTGGA belongs to Aegicerativicinus sediminis and includes:
- the gltB gene encoding glutamate synthase large subunit, which codes for MLKKQGLYLPEFEHDNCGAGFICSLTGKRSNDIIHKALEILIKLEHRGAVSADGKTGDGAGILIDVPHDFFVKNCDFELPNRGEYAVGNIFLPKKENQKNYCISLIETCFKEQGLHVLGWRKVPINNSNIGRIAATTEPSVMQLFIGKANPEQDDFQFNVKLFAARKIAEHTIYNSKLSEATFFYVSSLSTKTIIYKGLLKPEDINIYYKELSDPLLDAKLALVHQRFSTNTFPTWDLAQPFRYMCHNGEINTLRGNVSRMFSREELMESDLFGDDLKRILPTVLRGKSDSASMDMVVELLLMTGRSLPEVMMMLIPEAWEKNPDMSDAKRAFYEFNSCLMEPWDGPASIPFTDGSYIGAVLDRNGLRPSRYTVTKDDYVIMSSETGVVDIDPKNVKYHGRLEPGRMFLVNMDEGRIVNDEEIKEKIAAKYPYRKWIDKNLIHLRNIPYRTEPITHDEEPLPHRQEVFGYTQEDLNTIILPMAQNGKEPIGSMGSDTPIAVLSERPQLLYNYFKQLFAQVTNPPLDGIREELICDISLTLGSDSNIFEIQEKHCRKLKIQNPVISKQDLDKIFNHDSSPDYRVTTIPILYDVVSGVDGLERRLDEIVDYASKEIDKGTNIVILSDRNTNSEKAPIPALLACSYINHGLYKQRKRSKISIIIESAEPREVHHFALLFGFGASAINPYMVNEIIQEQIDNKDLVGIDFDTAVQNYNKAVGKGILKVMNKIGISTLNSYRGAQLFECIGINAKTVNKYFPGTPTRIEGIGLNEIEKEIAKRHKRAYNETHIAANLDLEMGGEYRWRRGGEKHMFNPLTVAKLQEAVRSNKHSTYKEFSDLINDQSKALMTIRGLFEFTNYDPIPIDEVEPWTEIVKRFKTGAMSYGSISKEAHENLAIAMNRIGGKSNSGEGGEDQERFYKDSDGDWKNSAIKQVASGRFGVTSNYLSNAKEIQIKMAQGAKPGEGGQLPGPKVNPAIAKTRNSTPYVGLISPPPHHDIYSIEDLSQLIYDLKSANREARINVKLVSEVGVGTVAAGVAKAKADVVLISGFDGGTGASPLTSLKHAGLPWELGIAEAQQTLVMNDLRNRIVLECDGQLKTGRDVAIACLLGAEEFGFATAPLVASGCIMMRVCHLNTCPVGIATQNPELRKKFQGKPEHVVNYMYFVAQELREIMAQLGFRTVNEMVGQVQKLDRRKAIEHFKSSGIDLTPVLHQVKVAKHVKLYNTAKQEHNIESHLDFKIIEKAHPALFRKEKTYLDFKITNVDRAVGAILSNEISKIYGSQGLPENTLNLNFKGSAGQSFGAFSTKGLTMIVNGNTNDYLGKGLSGAKLVIKVPEESTIVPQDNIITGNVTLYGATSGEVYINGKAGERFCVRNSGATAVVEGIGDHGCEYMTGGVAVVLGEVGRNFGAGMSGGIAYVLDANKTFMKRCNGTDLNLDPVEFDEDINQLKDLIENHYNTTLSPLAQKILEEWDDYLPQFIKVLPEEYRQALMRLEQENLVTQ